In Candidatus Omnitrophota bacterium, a single window of DNA contains:
- the uppS gene encoding polyprenyl diphosphate synthase, with protein MAFIMDGNGRWANARGLPRYLGHKEACQRIIEVFEYCKEYGIKVISYYCFSTENWSRPKAEINHLFKYLEVFFKKQIDYLISDGVKVIISGDISRLPIKTQDICLKAIKLTKNNNKHVMNLCLNYGGQDEIVRASKLIVKEAMSGKLDIDSLSNKDFEKYLYTEGLPNVDLLVRTSGEQRISNFLLWQLAYAEFVFTPTYWPDFKKDQFLDCLEEFNNRNRRYGGLKNEK; from the coding sequence ATTGCTTTCATTATGGACGGTAATGGTCGTTGGGCTAACGCTAGAGGTCTTCCTCGTTATCTTGGACATAAAGAAGCTTGTCAGCGAATTATTGAAGTTTTTGAGTATTGCAAAGAATACGGAATTAAAGTAATTTCCTATTATTGTTTTTCCACCGAAAACTGGTCTCGGCCAAAAGCGGAAATTAATCATTTATTTAAATATTTGGAAGTGTTCTTCAAAAAACAAATTGATTATTTAATCTCTGATGGTGTCAAAGTTATCATTTCTGGTGATATTTCTCGATTGCCGATAAAAACTCAAGATATTTGCTTAAAAGCAATCAAATTAACAAAAAACAATAACAAACATGTCATGAATCTATGTTTAAATTATGGCGGTCAAGACGAAATTGTACGCGCTAGTAAGCTGATTGTAAAAGAAGCAATGAGTGGAAAATTGGATATCGATTCGCTTTCAAATAAAGATTTTGAAAAGTATTTGTATACAGAAGGTCTTCCAAATGTTGACTTACTTGTCCGCACCAGCGGAGAACAACGAATCTCAAATTTCTTGCTTTGGCAACTTGCTTATGCCGAATTTGTTTTCACTCCAACATATTGGCCTGATTTTAAGAAAGATCAATTTCTGGATTGCCTTGAGGAATTTAACAACCGTAACCGTCGTTATGGAGGTTTGAAAAATGAAAAATAA